One Gemmatimonadota bacterium genomic window carries:
- a CDS encoding IS3 family transposase — MRRGCQLMNLSRSSYYYRPKACGKDDEALIARIEAICAEFPRYGYRRVTAQLRHEGRRVNHKRVARIMRERNLSVKLRRQAVRTSDGGCREAVFPNLARDFVPRGPNQLWVGDISFIRTRLAFVFLAVILDAWSRRVIGYAVSRQIDTRLTIAALQAALEDRRPPRGCLHHTDRGSQYPRRPTAR; from the coding sequence ATCCGACGAGGTTGTCAGCTGATGAACCTTTCACGCAGCAGTTACTACTATCGGCCCAAGGCTTGCGGCAAGGACGATGAGGCGTTGATTGCACGGATCGAAGCGATCTGTGCGGAGTTTCCCCGGTACGGTTATCGGCGTGTCACGGCCCAGCTTCGTCACGAAGGCCGGCGGGTCAATCACAAGCGCGTCGCGCGCATCATGCGCGAGCGCAACCTGAGCGTGAAGCTGCGGCGCCAGGCGGTGCGTACCAGCGATGGCGGGTGCCGAGAGGCGGTGTTCCCCAACCTGGCCCGGGACTTCGTTCCCCGCGGTCCGAACCAACTGTGGGTCGGGGATATCAGCTTCATCCGCACGCGCCTGGCGTTCGTCTTTCTGGCGGTGATCCTGGACGCCTGGTCGCGGCGCGTGATCGGCTACGCCGTGTCACGTCAGATCGACACGCGACTGACGATCGCGGCGCTGCAGGCGGCATTGGAAGACCGCCGACCGCCACGCGGTTGCCTCCATCACACCGACCGAGGCAGCCAGTACCCTCGGCGACCTACCGCGCGTTGA
- a CDS encoding transposase — translation MARRHRSYSLEFKRQVAQQYLTGEIPLARLAREHDISRNLIRVWIAKYEAGELDDEQVQGEWLAQYQARIAELERKVGQLVMENDLLKKNRPSVERPSGATSSIVSGPTGSRSDEVVS, via the coding sequence ATGGCCCGTCGTCATCGCAGTTACAGTCTTGAATTCAAACGCCAGGTGGCGCAGCAGTACCTGACCGGTGAGATTCCCCTTGCCCGTTTGGCGCGTGAGCACGACATCTCGCGCAACCTGATTCGGGTATGGATCGCCAAGTACGAGGCCGGAGAGCTCGATGATGAACAGGTGCAAGGGGAGTGGTTGGCGCAGTACCAAGCGAGGATCGCGGAGCTTGAGCGCAAGGTGGGCCAGTTGGTCATGGAGAACGACCTGCTGAAAAAAAACCGCCCGTCGGTCGAGCGGCCCAGCGGCGCGACATCTTCCATCGTGAGCGGCCCGACGGGATCTCGATCCGACGAGGTTGTCAGCTGA